One segment of Paraburkholderia bonniea DNA contains the following:
- the flhB gene encoding flagellar biosynthesis protein FlhB, with protein sequence MAEDSDLEKTESATPRRLEKAREEGQVVRSRELTSFALLAAGFLGMWAFAVPIGEHFQTMLHKAFSFNHATVFDTHRMLADAALISREGLFALWPVLALTGGAALFAPIALGGWLISAQALEPKFKRLNPLAGLGRMFSINGPVQLGMSLVKTLVVGGIGGWAIWRRKDDLLGLVTQPVDLALANAGHLIAVCCALTVAGMFFVAALDVPYQLWQHNKKLRMTKDEVKREHRENEGDPHVKGRIRAQQRAMARRRMMTHVPQADVVITNPTHFAVALQYADGEMGAPKVVAKGVNLVAARIRELAVEHRVPLLEAPPLARALYHNVDIGREIPGPLYAAVAEVLAWVYQLRRFDAEGGTAPVAPTHFDVPAELDKGAVSDEDAEVEAAEALAPDTSTGTGTSAGTRKSTGAGAAGQSDNRSGTA encoded by the coding sequence GTGGCAGAGGATAGCGACCTCGAAAAAACCGAATCAGCCACCCCTCGAAGGCTTGAGAAAGCGCGGGAGGAGGGGCAGGTCGTGCGTTCGCGCGAGCTGACTTCATTCGCGTTGCTGGCGGCGGGCTTTCTTGGCATGTGGGCGTTTGCCGTGCCAATCGGTGAGCATTTCCAGACGATGCTGCACAAGGCGTTTAGTTTTAATCACGCCACGGTGTTCGATACGCACCGGATGCTGGCGGATGCGGCGCTGATTAGCCGTGAGGGCTTGTTCGCGCTGTGGCCGGTGCTGGCGCTGACGGGTGGCGCGGCTTTGTTCGCGCCGATTGCGCTGGGTGGCTGGCTGATTTCGGCGCAGGCGCTTGAGCCCAAGTTCAAGCGTTTGAATCCGTTGGCGGGGCTGGGCCGGATGTTTTCGATTAATGGCCCGGTGCAACTTGGCATGTCGCTGGTGAAGACGCTGGTGGTGGGCGGCATTGGTGGCTGGGCGATCTGGCGGCGCAAGGATGATTTGCTGGGCCTCGTGACCCAGCCGGTTGATCTGGCGTTGGCGAATGCGGGTCATCTGATCGCGGTGTGCTGCGCGCTGACGGTCGCAGGCATGTTCTTCGTCGCGGCGCTGGATGTGCCGTATCAGCTTTGGCAGCACAACAAGAAGCTGCGTATGACCAAGGATGAAGTTAAGCGGGAGCACCGCGAAAACGAGGGCGATCCGCATGTGAAGGGCCGCATTCGTGCGCAGCAGCGGGCGATGGCGCGGCGCAGGATGATGACGCATGTGCCGCAGGCGGATGTGGTTATTACCAATCCGACACATTTCGCGGTCGCGCTGCAATACGCCGATGGTGAGATGGGTGCGCCCAAGGTGGTGGCCAAGGGGGTGAACCTGGTCGCTGCGCGCATCCGTGAGCTTGCCGTTGAACATCGGGTGCCGCTGCTCGAAGCGCCGCCGCTGGCGCGCGCGCTTTATCACAACGTCGACATTGGCCGGGAGATTCCTGGCCCGTTGTATGCCGCGGTGGCAGAGGTGCTGGCATGGGTTTATCAGTTGCGCCGTTTCGATGCGGAGGGCGGCACCGCCCCGGTCGCGCCGACGCACTTTGATGTGCCAGCCGAACTCGACAAGGGTGCGGTCTCCGATGAGGACGCCGAGGTTGAAGCCGCTGAAGCATTGGCCCCCGACACTAGCACCGGCACCGGCACCAGCGCAGGCACACGTAAAAGCACAGGGGCTGGCGCGGCTGGCCAGTCTGATAACCGGAGCGGTACCGCATGA